The proteins below come from a single Necator americanus strain Aroian chromosome V, whole genome shotgun sequence genomic window:
- a CDS encoding hypothetical protein (NECATOR_CHRV.G18701.T1): MLFILVSVLLPLRCAAVHDFTGEEVHNQEHIREHLKNKVDIGNLSEVQERFHYFSMNDLDKDNKLDGTEITRALFHTHGAEEMPLLTDEQIEKMVDGVLATADLDGDGYVDYTEYILKMKPK; this comes from the exons ATGCTTTTCATTCTGGTGTCAGTGCTTCTTCCGCTAAGAT GTGCCGCCGTGCACGATTTCACCGGTGAGGAGGTTCATAATCAGGA GCACATAAGAGAGCATCTGAAAAACAAGGTGGATATCGGCAATTTATCCGAGGTACAGGAAAG GTTCCATTACTTCTCTATGAATGACCTGGATAAAGACAATAAGTTGGATGGGACTGAGATAACAAGGGCGCTATTTCACACCCATGGAGCAGAGGAAA TGCCGTTGTTGACAGACGAACAAATAGAGAAAATGGTTGACGGTGTGTTGGCCACAGCAGATTTAGACGGTGATGGCTACGTCGACTACACGgaatatattttgaaaatgaaaccgAAATAA
- a CDS encoding hypothetical protein (NECATOR_CHRV.G18702.T1) has protein sequence MWDPPAEQSDTYTLEEELRPAWKASGDNSGGAYIFDAAAYPSNRIHGGTFFVLPFAPSVSPETYDASKCPGSRALPLYIRAPLTYAIVYAPGRENMRYNCTMEELALYLLEEGRNDEKLKYTRFASEKVDYSIVATEAGKEWDAQLQSDNCALLRYDYLDGLLICFAAVRVMFYDNKGSESSLVLKVDTTHLRLDPFYFELYHL, from the exons ATGTGGGACCCACCGGCTGAGCAAAGTGACACCTACACGTTAGAGGAAGAACTGAGACCAGCATGGAAAGCATCTGGAGACAATAGCGGTGGTGCATACATTTTCGATGCAGCTGCGTATCCATCAAACAGGATACACGGTGGT ACGTTCTTCGTCCTCCCATTCGCACCTTCAGTTTCGCCTGAAACCTATGACGCGTCCAAGTGCCCAGGATCTCGTGCACTACCACTCTACATCCGAGCACCGTTAACCTATGCTATTGTGTACGCGCCAGGGAGAGAAAACATG AGGTACAATTGCACAATGGAAGAGCTTGCCCTCTACCTTctagaagaaggaagaaatgacgAAAAACTCAAATATACCAGATTTGCCAG TGAAAAAGTAGACTATTCCATTGTGGCTACAGAAGCTGGTAAAGAATGGGATGCACAGCTGCAGTCG GATAACTGTGCTCTACTGCGTTACGATTACCTTGACGGACTTCTGATCTGttttgctgcagttcgtgTGATGTTCTATGATAATAAAGGTTCTGAAAGTTCTTTGGTTCTGAAAGTTGATACAACTCACCTTCGTCTGGATCCGTTCTATTTCGAATTGTACCATTTGTag
- a CDS encoding hypothetical protein (NECATOR_CHRV.G18702.T2) — MWDPPAEQSDTYTLEEELRPAWKASGDNSGGAYIFDAAAYPSNRIHGGTFFVLPFAPSVSPETYDASKCPGSRALPLYIRAPLTYAIVYAPGRENMRYNCTMEELALYLLEEGRNDEKLKYTRFASEKVDYSIVATEAGKEWDAQLQSMGSLTQFGCNLIEDNYRDVYLVGCFYR; from the exons ATGTGGGACCCACCGGCTGAGCAAAGTGACACCTACACGTTAGAGGAAGAACTGAGACCAGCATGGAAAGCATCTGGAGACAATAGCGGTGGTGCATACATTTTCGATGCAGCTGCGTATCCATCAAACAGGATACACGGTGGT ACGTTCTTCGTCCTCCCATTCGCACCTTCAGTTTCGCCTGAAACCTATGACGCGTCCAAGTGCCCAGGATCTCGTGCACTACCACTCTACATCCGAGCACCGTTAACCTATGCTATTGTGTACGCGCCAGGGAGAGAAAACATG AGGTACAATTGCACAATGGAAGAGCTTGCCCTCTACCTTctagaagaaggaagaaatgacgAAAAACTCAAATATACCAGATTTGCCAG TGAAAAAGTAGACTATTCCATTGTGGCTACAGAAGCTGGTAAAGAATGGGATGCACAGCTGCAGTCG ATGGGTTCATTAACACAATTCGGATGCAACTTGATAGAAGATAACTACCGAGACGTGTACTTAGTCGGTTGTTTCTATCGTTGA
- a CDS encoding hypothetical protein (NECATOR_CHRV.G18703.T3) has translation MEHTKIVKGADGAILRRSGQMLKRWREYYNHLCNEKFCHPPIPTVPSVEGPVLPITAVEVRAALAKMKSNKATGPDIPADIVAEGRTPDIWQTSVTVPAWKAEGDIADCTSYRPIRRLCHTMKVFERVLEARLRKIVSVSLNQCGFVKDCSTIDAIHAVRILLEKRREKNRSVHLAFLDLEKAFNRVPHELLWISMRSHRVPEEYVRVFSLVKRITLEVDDHISSTLRVGPRMSLPWTGDFQVHNEQMVLGSDMDSQPVVVTSSITVSTMTPLEPVFPRSLLRLEVLLRLPGIGRTAPDLHKSTPSLLYYSPPVAHKQRRLAIPLLLCLLLQPSGDPIVDLFDDCGAVSKRLAQYDTNAIAI, from the exons atggagcacaccaagatcgttaagggagctgatggagccattctgcgccgctctggtcagatgctgaagaggtggcgagagtactacaatcacttgtgtaacgaaaagttctgtcatcctcccatcccaactgttcccagcgtcgagggtcctgttctaccaattactgccgtcgaagtcagggctgccctcgcaaaaatgaagtcgaacaaggcaaccggtcctgacatacctgctgat atcgttgcagaaggacggactccagacatTTGGCAAACTTCTGTGACCGTGCCTGCCTGGAAAGCggaaggagacattgctgactgcacttcgtacaggcctatacgacggctgtgccatacgatgaaggtttttgagcgtgtcctggaagctcgtctgaggaaaattgtcagcgtttcactcaaccagtgcggttttgtgaaggactgcagcactatagatgctatccatgctgtccgtatcctcctggagaaacgtcgagagaagaaccgcagcgtgcatcttgcttttctcgatctcgagaaagctttcaaccgtgtcccacatgagctgttatggatatccatgaggtcgcatagagtaccagaagaatatgtgcg agtgttctccttggtcaagcgtataacgttggaagtagacgaccacatttcctccacactacgagtagg TCCtcggatgtctcttccttggacgggagattttcaagtccataacgagcagatggtgttgggcagcgacatg gattcgcaacccgtcgtcgttacgagctccataaccgtatccaccatgacacctctcgaacccgtctttccgagaagtctcctccgattagaggtacttcttcgccttccagggattggacgtactgctccagatcttcacaaaagcacgccttctcttctttactaCAGCCcacctgtggcgcataagcagagacgactcgcaattccacttctcctgtgtctacttttacagccatcaggcgatccgatagtcgatctaTTTGACGACTGTGGCGctgtttctaaacgactcgctcaatatgataccaacgccattgcgatttga
- a CDS encoding hypothetical protein (NECATOR_CHRV.G18703.T1), protein MEHTKIVKGADGAILRRSGQMLKRWREYYNHLCNEKFCHPPIPTVPSVEGPVLPITAVEVRAALAKMKSNKATGPDIPADIVAEGRTPDIWQTSVTVPAWKAEGDIADCTSYRPIRRLCHTMKVFERVLEARLRKIVSVSLNQCGFVKDCSTIDAIHAVRILLEKRREKNRSVHLAFLDLEKAFNRVPHELLWISMRSHRVPEEYVRFVP, encoded by the exons atggagcacaccaagatcgttaagggagctgatggagccattctgcgccgctctggtcagatgctgaagaggtggcgagagtactacaatcacttgtgtaacgaaaagttctgtcatcctcccatcccaactgttcccagcgtcgagggtcctgttctaccaattactgccgtcgaagtcagggctgccctcgcaaaaatgaagtcgaacaaggcaaccggtcctgacatacctgctgat atcgttgcagaaggacggactccagacatTTGGCAAACTTCTGTGACCGTGCCTGCCTGGAAAGCggaaggagacattgctgactgcacttcgtacaggcctatacgacggctgtgccatacgatgaaggtttttgagcgtgtcctggaagctcgtctgaggaaaattgtcagcgtttcactcaaccagtgcggttttgtgaaggactgcagcactatagatgctatccatgctgtccgtatcctcctggagaaacgtcgagagaagaaccgcagcgtgcatcttgcttttctcgatctcgagaaagctttcaaccgtgtcccacatgagctgttatggatatccatgaggtcgcatagagtaccagaagaatatgtgcggtttGTACCCTAG
- a CDS encoding hypothetical protein (NECATOR_CHRV.G18703.T2), translating into MRFSFPILRVSNDHVTCNSILQDSQPVVVTSSITVSTMTPLEPVFPRSLLRLEVLLRLPGIGRTAPDLHKSTPSLLYYSPPVAHKQRRLAIPLLLCLLLQPSGDPIVDLFDDCGAVSKRLAQYDTNAIAI; encoded by the coding sequence atgcgattttcttttccgatactgcgtgttagcaatgatcatgtcacttgcaacagcatactccaggattcgcaacccgtcgtcgttacgagctccataaccgtatccaccatgacacctctcgaacccgtctttccgagaagtctcctccgattagaggtacttcttcgccttccagggattggacgtactgctccagatcttcacaaaagcacgccttctcttctttactaCAGCCcacctgtggcgcataagcagagacgactcgcaattccacttctcctgtgtctacttttacagccatcaggcgatccgatagtcgatctaTTTGACGACTGTGGCGctgtttctaaacgactcgctcaatatgataccaacgccattgcgatttga
- a CDS encoding hypothetical protein (NECATOR_CHRV.G18704.T1) codes for MTADFIRSAMHRFPHEGQPDALFIRRGSDQPLSPDVCRNESQADRSGYYTNRQLRFGNQESHRKSDENTMLCGHPAASFIQCCHSCHFNDNLLSSKGRPIASDFYMRDAEELLIKNDPLKCFDRHGSAFCEAFASKHGVWGRGGYTCEHAALAFRLCRKTCGYCNGFGMPTVVYDPEVAKNPKECHRLL; via the exons ATGACGGCGGACTTCATCCGGTCGGCCATGCACCGGTTTCCGCATGAGGGACAACCGGATGCCTTATTTATAAGGCGAGGAAGTGATCAGCCGCTTTCGCCCGATGTTTGTCGTAATGAGAGCCAAGCTGATCGTTCTGGCTATTATACAAATCG GCAGCTGCGATTCGGAAATCAGGAGAGCCATCGTAAAAGCGACGAAAACACCATGCTGTGTGGACACCCTGCTGCCAG TTTCATTCAGTGCTGTCATTCCTGCCACTTCAACGATAATTTGCTCAGCTCTAAAG GTCGACCTATAGCATCTGACTTCTACATGAGAGATGCGGAAGAACTACTTATAAAGAACGATCCACTGAAGTGCTTCGATCGACATGGAAGTGCTTTCTGCGAAGCATTCGCTTCCAAGCATGGCGTATGGGGTCGCGGTGGATACACCTGCGAACATGCGGCTCTTGCTTTTAGACTGTGCCGAAAAACATGTGGATACTGCAACGG ATTTGGCATGCCGACGGTAGTGTATGATCCTGAGGTTGCAAAGAATCCTAAGGAGTGTCATCGTTTACTCTGA
- a CDS encoding hypothetical protein (NECATOR_CHRV.G18704.T2), with translation MTADFIRSAMHRFPHEGQPDALFIRRGSDQPLSPDVCRNESQADRSGYYTNRQLRFGNQESHRKSDENTMLCGHPAASAVIPATSTIICSALKVDL, from the exons ATGACGGCGGACTTCATCCGGTCGGCCATGCACCGGTTTCCGCATGAGGGACAACCGGATGCCTTATTTATAAGGCGAGGAAGTGATCAGCCGCTTTCGCCCGATGTTTGTCGTAATGAGAGCCAAGCTGATCGTTCTGGCTATTATACAAATCG GCAGCTGCGATTCGGAAATCAGGAGAGCCATCGTAAAAGCGACGAAAACACCATGCTGTGTGGACACCCTGCTGCCAG TGCTGTCATTCCTGCCACTTCAACGATAATTTGCTCAGCTCTAAAG GTCGACCTATAG
- a CDS encoding hypothetical protein (NECATOR_CHRV.G18705.T1), producing MRCLGYLLVLAPFAMAHQASQFPGQNANQPPEIHHQQPHQGQQHQQAPPAQQVQPSSQFGGEQAKDEHHIKEHLDGKVDPTANMTPEQLQFHYFNMHDLDKNGKLDGIELIKAITHFHAENPGPQHQNTNQPPPLPSEVELESMIDSILRDDDFNSDGFIDYAEFLRAQKIREEQARAQMQANQAQQHQQQQQQHQQQHQHQQQQQQHQQQQPQQQHQQPQQQQQQPHH from the exons ATGCGCTGCTTGGGTTACCTGCTGGTATTGGCGCCATTCGCGATGGCACATCAAGCCAGCCAGTTTCCGGGTCAGAATGCAAATCAGCCTCCAGAG aTCCACCATCAGCAACCACACCAAGGACAGCAG CACCAACAGGCTCCACCTGCCCAACAAGTCCAACCATCTAGTCAGTTTGGGGGTGAACAGGCAAAAGATGAACA TCATATCAAGGAACATCTTGATGGGAAAGTCGATCCTACTGCGAATATGACCCCAGAGCAACTGCAATTCCACTACTTTAACATGCACGATCTCGACAAGAACGGAAAGTTGGATGGAATAGAATTAATAAAAGCAATCACTCACTTCCATGCTG AGAATCCCGGTCCACAACATCAAAACACAAATCAACCACCTCCCTTGCCAAGCGAAGTGGAGCTGGAGTCAATGATAGACTCGATTTTGAG AGACGATGACTTTAACTCGGATGGCTTCATCGACTACGCTGAATTCTTGAGGGCACAAAAAATACGAGAGGAGCAAGCTAGAGCACAGATGCAGGCTAACCAAGCTCAACAACaccaacagcaacaacaacaacatcaacaacaacatcaacatcaacagcaacaacaacaacatcaacagcagcagccacaacaacaacatcaacagccacaacaacaacaacagcaacccCATCACTGA